One stretch of Streptomyces sp. NBC_00443 DNA includes these proteins:
- a CDS encoding endonuclease/exonuclease/phosphatase family protein: MPSKKSARLAALTVAAVCSAASTVVLTSPAHADSVRIHDIQGSTRISPYAGKQVTDVAGIVTGVRTYGSSRGFWIQDPDADANSATSEGVFVFTSSVPKVAVGDSVLVAGTVSEYVPGGTASGNQSLTEITKPTVTVVSSGNTVPAAKVVDEDSVPDRYTPAGDVAAKGSIDGLTLRPSRYALDYYESLEGMNVEVADARVVTATDDFYELWVTVKPWEHRNRRGGTVYGSYDSQNTGRLQIQSLGPGAEFPAANVGDTLTGTTAGPLDYNQFGGYTLVASELGTVKSGGLKRETTQKQRRDELAVATYNVENLDPSDATFAEHASAIVNNLQSPDIVSLEEIQDNNGAKNDGTVAADQTVGKLIDAIVAAGGPAYDWRSIDPVDKADGGEPGGNIRQVFLFNPKRVSFTDRAGGDATTAAGVTKVKGKAALTVSPGRIDPANAAWTNSRKPLAGEFEFRGRTVFVIANHFASKGGDQSLHAQYQPPTRSSETQRHLQATAVNTFVKDILAVQKNADVVTLGDINDFEFSGTTQLLEDDGALWSAIKSLPRSERYSYVYQGNAQTLDQILVSPSIRRSCDFEYDSVHVNSEFNDQISDHDPQVLRFRP; the protein is encoded by the coding sequence TTGCCGAGCAAGAAGTCCGCGCGCCTCGCCGCGCTCACCGTCGCCGCCGTATGTTCCGCGGCGTCCACCGTTGTCCTCACGTCCCCCGCGCACGCCGACTCCGTGCGCATCCATGACATCCAGGGCAGCACCCGCATATCCCCGTACGCCGGCAAGCAGGTCACGGACGTGGCCGGAATCGTCACCGGCGTGCGCACCTACGGCTCGTCCAGAGGCTTCTGGATCCAGGATCCGGACGCCGACGCCAACTCGGCCACCAGTGAGGGCGTCTTCGTCTTCACCAGCTCCGTCCCGAAGGTCGCCGTCGGCGACTCGGTCCTGGTGGCGGGTACGGTCTCCGAGTACGTCCCCGGCGGCACGGCCTCCGGCAACCAGTCGCTGACCGAGATCACCAAGCCGACCGTCACCGTCGTCTCCAGCGGCAACACCGTCCCGGCCGCGAAGGTCGTCGACGAGGACTCGGTGCCGGACCGGTACACGCCGGCCGGCGACGTGGCCGCGAAGGGCTCGATCGACGGCCTGACGTTGCGGCCGTCGAGGTACGCCCTCGACTACTACGAGTCCCTGGAGGGCATGAACGTCGAGGTCGCCGACGCCCGCGTGGTCACGGCGACCGACGACTTCTACGAGCTGTGGGTGACGGTGAAGCCGTGGGAGCACCGCAACCGCCGCGGCGGCACGGTCTACGGCTCCTACGACTCCCAGAACACCGGCCGGCTGCAGATCCAGTCGCTCGGCCCCGGCGCCGAGTTCCCGGCCGCGAACGTGGGTGACACCCTCACCGGCACCACCGCCGGCCCGCTGGACTACAACCAGTTCGGCGGCTACACCCTCGTCGCGAGCGAGCTCGGCACCGTCAAGAGCGGTGGCCTCAAGCGGGAGACGACCCAGAAGCAGCGGCGCGACGAGCTGGCGGTCGCTACGTACAACGTCGAGAACCTCGACCCGTCCGACGCGACGTTCGCCGAGCACGCCTCCGCGATCGTGAACAACCTCCAGTCGCCCGACATCGTGTCCCTGGAGGAGATCCAGGACAACAACGGCGCGAAGAACGACGGCACGGTCGCCGCCGACCAGACGGTGGGCAAGCTGATCGACGCGATCGTCGCGGCGGGCGGCCCGGCCTACGACTGGCGTTCCATCGACCCGGTCGACAAGGCCGACGGCGGCGAGCCGGGCGGCAACATCCGCCAGGTGTTCCTGTTCAACCCGAAGCGGGTCTCCTTCACCGACCGCGCGGGCGGCGACGCCACGACCGCCGCCGGTGTGACCAAGGTGAAGGGCAAGGCGGCGCTGACGGTCTCCCCCGGCCGTATCGACCCCGCGAACGCGGCCTGGACGAACAGCCGCAAGCCGCTGGCCGGCGAGTTCGAGTTCCGCGGCCGCACGGTCTTCGTGATCGCCAACCACTTCGCCTCCAAGGGCGGCGACCAGTCGCTGCACGCGCAGTACCAGCCGCCGACCCGCAGCTCGGAGACCCAGCGTCACCTCCAGGCGACCGCGGTCAACACCTTCGTCAAGGACATCCTGGCCGTCCAGAAGAACGCGGACGTCGTCACGCTCGGCGACATCAACGACTTCGAGTTCTCCGGCACCACCCAGCTGCTGGAGGACGACGGCGCCCTGTGGTCGGCGATCAAGTCGCTGCCCAGGAGCGAGCGTTACTCCTACGTCTACCAGGGCAACGCCCAGACGCTGGACCAGATCCTGGTCAGCCCGTCGATCCGGCGTTCCTGCGACTTCGAGTACGACAGCGTGCACGTCAACTCGGAGTTCAACGACCAGATCAGCGACCACGACCCGCAGGTGCTGCGGTTCCGTCCGTAA